A stretch of Myxococcus hansupus DNA encodes these proteins:
- a CDS encoding pyridoxal phosphate-dependent decarboxylase family protein — MQAETEPLKRGPELAPQWPRRPSSVLAGSREGLAAVTAALTGAVGSALAVARWPSGPMRAGTPADVLAAARTALGMEGIPTEGMGAEAALARIGKVLVEYGLHLSHPHAVAHLQPPPLAVAVAADALASASNASLDTYDSGPSAIAVERWLIGGLIELAGLGAQADGVLTPGGSMSNLMGLLLARDAAALRRGIDARRQGVSALPGPVVLCSELAHFSIQRACAALGLGEDAVRLVPTDARRRMRPDALAAILRELPPEHTPLAIVATAGTTDFGSIDPLPQIAAIAAEHGVWLHVDAAYGFGALFSERLAGKLHGLSLADSVTLDLHKLGWQPAATSVLLVSNASNFSALEREVAYLNPVDDADAGYEGLLGRSLQTTRRPDAVKVAATLLAHGRRGLGDMVDTCHDLAKHAEQRINAEPELELVAPAELTTVVFRYRCSEEPEREDEINGAMRRRLMETGTALIGRTSVRTEGPGSPERVCLKFTLLNPTTTPEDLDALVDAVLAAGRACTPRLQKGAA, encoded by the coding sequence ATGCAAGCAGAGACAGAACCCTTGAAGCGGGGGCCTGAGCTGGCGCCCCAATGGCCTCGCCGGCCGTCGTCGGTCCTCGCGGGCTCGCGAGAGGGTCTCGCCGCCGTCACCGCCGCGCTCACGGGCGCGGTGGGCAGTGCATTGGCTGTCGCGCGGTGGCCCTCCGGGCCCATGCGCGCGGGGACGCCGGCGGACGTGCTCGCCGCGGCCCGGACGGCGCTGGGCATGGAAGGCATTCCCACGGAGGGCATGGGTGCCGAGGCCGCGCTGGCTCGCATTGGCAAGGTGTTGGTGGAGTACGGACTCCATCTGTCCCACCCCCACGCGGTGGCGCACCTTCAGCCACCTCCGCTGGCCGTCGCCGTGGCGGCGGATGCCCTGGCGAGCGCGAGCAACGCCTCGCTGGACACCTATGACTCCGGGCCCTCGGCCATCGCCGTGGAGCGGTGGCTCATTGGGGGCCTGATTGAGTTGGCGGGGCTGGGCGCCCAGGCGGATGGGGTCCTCACGCCCGGTGGCTCGATGTCCAACCTGATGGGGCTGCTGCTCGCGCGCGACGCGGCCGCCCTGCGCCGGGGTATCGACGCCCGCCGCCAGGGCGTGAGCGCGCTGCCCGGCCCGGTGGTGCTGTGCTCCGAGCTGGCCCACTTCTCCATCCAGCGGGCCTGCGCGGCCCTGGGCTTGGGCGAGGACGCCGTGCGGCTGGTGCCCACCGACGCGCGTCGGCGGATGCGTCCGGACGCGCTGGCCGCCATCCTGCGGGAGCTGCCGCCGGAGCACACGCCGCTGGCCATCGTCGCCACGGCGGGGACGACGGACTTCGGCAGCATCGACCCCCTGCCCCAAATCGCGGCCATCGCGGCCGAGCACGGAGTCTGGCTGCACGTAGACGCGGCCTACGGCTTCGGCGCGCTGTTCTCCGAGCGGCTCGCGGGCAAGCTCCACGGCCTGTCGCTCGCGGACTCCGTCACCCTGGACCTGCACAAGCTGGGCTGGCAGCCCGCCGCCACCAGCGTGTTGCTGGTCTCCAACGCCAGCAACTTCTCCGCCCTGGAGCGAGAGGTCGCCTACCTCAACCCGGTGGACGACGCGGACGCCGGCTATGAGGGCCTGCTGGGCCGCAGCCTCCAGACGACCCGCCGCCCGGACGCGGTGAAGGTCGCCGCCACGCTGCTGGCGCATGGACGCCGGGGCCTGGGCGACATGGTGGACACCTGCCACGACCTCGCCAAGCACGCCGAGCAGCGCATCAACGCCGAGCCCGAGCTGGAGCTGGTGGCGCCCGCGGAGCTGACCACTGTCGTCTTCCGTTACCGCTGCTCCGAGGAGCCCGAGCGCGAGGATGAAATCAACGGCGCCATGCGACGCCGGCTGATGGAGACCGGCACCGCGCTGATTGGCCGCACGTCCGTCCGCACGGAGGGCCCGGGTTCGCCCGAGCGCGTCTGCCTCAAGTTCACCCTGCTCAACCCGACGACGACGCCCGAGGACCTGGACGCGCTCGTGGACGCCGTGCTCGCGGCTGGACGCGCCTGCACGCCTCGCCTCCAGAAGGGGGCCGCATGA
- a CDS encoding IucA/IucC family protein gives MNAAIPLDVPAGTDPLNDADARRAAEHAHLEALLRCWLTETHTPVHPGPLRITLPSSGLTLSTEVTHCSPSGWHRFGPVYLEGTNGASSLADPVLAVALVAHDAERRGGARKGGIPSGQSADLVERTAESVRRTADFVAHRRAHPMPPPPVDGFLAAEQALLLGHLHHPAPKSRDGISATDSSDFSPEQRGAFRLHWFAADPSIVSHDAVAGSPSLAGRDTVALLADLAEVSRTDGRVLVPAHPWQARDVLRRPRIAALIEAGLLTPLGEQGPRWWATSSVRTVYQPDASVMLKLSLGLRLTNSRRESTRTELRRGLEIHRLLDAGYARSTIAAHPRFSIVRDPAWLAVDEPARAGGPEVTGLDVAVREVPSHIADLRCLVGLVAPRPGMGRSLLGTLVAGHGAGAAAKWVADYTDLVLVPMLHLYAATGIGLESHQQNTLVQLDREGRVIGSAFRDNQGYYLATSHLPKLLGLLGVEASTLAVVDDAIVDERLSYYLLRNQALAVIGCLGVEGLGDERQLLGVMADRLRAALPSLAQAGPDGDRLARRWLEADTLPCKSNLLTRLHGIDEVLAPLDAQSVYLDAPNPLREATR, from the coding sequence ATGAACGCCGCGATTCCCTTGGATGTCCCCGCGGGAACGGACCCGCTGAACGACGCGGACGCGCGCCGCGCCGCGGAGCATGCCCACCTGGAGGCCCTGCTGCGCTGCTGGCTCACGGAGACGCACACGCCGGTCCACCCGGGCCCGCTGCGCATCACGCTGCCCAGCTCCGGGCTCACCCTGAGCACCGAGGTCACCCACTGCTCGCCCTCGGGTTGGCACCGCTTCGGACCGGTGTACCTCGAAGGGACCAATGGCGCGTCGTCCCTCGCGGACCCCGTGCTGGCCGTGGCCCTGGTCGCCCACGACGCCGAGCGGCGCGGAGGGGCCCGCAAGGGCGGCATTCCCTCGGGCCAGTCCGCCGACCTCGTGGAGCGCACCGCGGAGTCGGTGCGGCGCACCGCGGACTTCGTGGCGCACCGCCGCGCGCACCCCATGCCTCCGCCTCCGGTGGATGGCTTCCTCGCCGCGGAGCAGGCGCTGCTGCTCGGCCACCTGCACCACCCCGCCCCCAAGAGCCGGGACGGAATCTCCGCCACGGACTCGTCGGACTTCTCGCCGGAGCAGCGCGGCGCCTTCCGCCTTCACTGGTTCGCGGCCGACCCTTCCATCGTGTCGCATGACGCGGTGGCCGGCTCGCCGTCGCTGGCGGGACGGGACACGGTGGCCCTGCTGGCGGACCTCGCGGAGGTGTCACGCACCGACGGCCGGGTGTTGGTGCCGGCGCATCCCTGGCAAGCCCGGGACGTCCTGCGCCGGCCGCGCATCGCCGCGCTCATCGAAGCGGGCCTGCTGACGCCGCTGGGTGAGCAGGGGCCGCGCTGGTGGGCCACATCGAGCGTGCGCACCGTCTACCAGCCGGACGCCTCGGTGATGCTGAAGCTGTCCTTGGGCCTGCGGCTCACCAACTCCCGCCGCGAGTCCACGCGCACGGAGCTGCGCCGCGGACTGGAAATCCACCGCCTGCTGGACGCGGGTTACGCGCGGTCCACCATCGCCGCCCATCCCCGGTTCTCCATCGTGAGGGACCCGGCGTGGCTGGCGGTGGACGAGCCCGCGCGGGCTGGCGGCCCGGAGGTGACGGGCCTGGACGTCGCGGTGCGCGAGGTGCCCTCGCACATCGCCGACCTGCGCTGCCTCGTGGGCCTGGTCGCGCCGCGGCCGGGCATGGGGCGGAGCCTGCTGGGCACGCTGGTGGCGGGCCATGGCGCGGGCGCCGCGGCGAAGTGGGTGGCGGACTACACGGACCTCGTGCTGGTGCCCATGCTGCACCTGTACGCGGCCACCGGTATCGGCCTGGAGTCGCACCAGCAGAACACCCTGGTCCAGCTCGACCGGGAGGGCCGCGTCATCGGCTCGGCGTTCCGCGACAACCAGGGCTACTACCTGGCCACGTCGCACCTCCCCAAGCTGCTGGGGCTGCTCGGCGTGGAGGCCTCCACGCTGGCCGTGGTCGACGACGCCATCGTCGATGAGCGGCTCTCCTACTACCTGCTGCGCAACCAGGCGCTCGCCGTCATCGGATGCCTGGGCGTGGAAGGCCTGGGCGATGAGCGTCAGCTCCTGGGCGTGATGGCGGACCGGCTGCGCGCGGCGCTGCCCTCGCTGGCCCAGGCGGGCCCGGACGGTGACCGGCTGGCGCGCCGGTGGCTGGAGGCGGACACGCTGCCCTGCAAGAGCAACCTCCTCACGCGGCTGCATGGCATCGACGAGGTGCTCGCGCCGCTGGACGCGCAGTCCGTGTACCTCGACGCGCCCAACCCCCTGCGCGAGGCGACGCGATGA
- a CDS encoding GNAT family N-acetyltransferase produces MTAALSEALASAQVPAPPVPHVNEPWSIRPASVSEDLERLVRWMEAPHVAAFWKQAWPEDRWRAELERQLSGDHSLPCMLEFEGVPVAYLEVYRVMRDRLAGHYAERPHDLGVHVAIGELGSTGRGLGRTLLREVAQGLLAADPHCTRVMAEPDSRNAPSLRAFTAAGFHVVGPITFPDKAATLLVYPRSEADLP; encoded by the coding sequence ATGACCGCCGCGCTGAGCGAGGCCCTCGCGAGCGCCCAGGTGCCCGCGCCGCCGGTGCCGCACGTCAACGAGCCGTGGTCCATCCGGCCCGCGAGCGTCTCCGAGGACCTGGAGCGGCTCGTGCGGTGGATGGAGGCGCCCCATGTCGCCGCGTTCTGGAAGCAAGCCTGGCCCGAGGACCGCTGGCGGGCCGAGCTGGAGCGACAGCTCTCCGGGGACCACTCCCTGCCGTGCATGCTCGAGTTCGAGGGCGTCCCGGTGGCGTACCTCGAGGTGTACCGGGTGATGAGGGACAGGCTGGCGGGGCACTACGCGGAGCGGCCGCATGACCTGGGCGTCCACGTGGCCATTGGCGAGCTGGGCAGCACGGGCCGGGGCCTGGGCCGCACGCTGCTGCGCGAGGTGGCGCAGGGGCTGCTCGCCGCGGACCCGCACTGCACCCGGGTGATGGCCGAGCCCGATTCGCGCAACGCCCCTTCCCTGCGCGCCTTCACCGCCGCCGGCTTCCACGTCGTCGGCCCCATCACCTTCCCAGACAAGGCAGCGACGCTGCTCGTCTACCCCCGCTCCGAGGCAGACCTTCCATGA
- a CDS encoding lysine N(6)-hydroxylase/L-ornithine N(5)-oxygenase family protein translates to MNTVTPDASPATTAHDLVAIGCGPFNLGLAALASSVKGLDFVALEAQSELRWHPGLMFDEALLQLSFLADLVTLIDPTHPLSFLAYLREKDRLYPFYIRERFHPTRREYEDYLRWAVTKLPSVRFSHRVESMDWDAAQQRFVLQVVRGDGHRFTMTAKDVVIGIGTEPALPKSLASLPSDKLVHTGHYLHRQKDVESARHVTVVGSGQSGAEVALHLLQRNLDGGAAVSWLTRTVSFAPLDYTKLTLEMTTPAYVRYFHPLPQQTKDRLVADQWRHYKGISTETLEALHDLLYRRELEQDLADVELRSGVAVEESSVTASGEVHLRCRHLDTGETFEHTTALVIAATGYKQRSPVFLKSMDGLMRWDEQGRYRIGLDYSVELAPEVSGRIFVTHADIHSHGVAAPDLGISAFRNATILNTVLGRDVFTLPQRTAFSRFGVPENTTRPRATAQESQTADMPLVPDSVARPRATRISEAS, encoded by the coding sequence ATGAACACCGTCACACCTGATGCATCCCCCGCCACCACCGCGCACGACCTGGTGGCCATCGGCTGCGGGCCATTCAACCTCGGCCTGGCGGCGCTCGCCTCCTCCGTGAAGGGGCTGGACTTCGTCGCGCTCGAGGCCCAGTCCGAGCTGCGCTGGCACCCGGGCCTGATGTTCGACGAGGCCCTGCTCCAGCTCAGCTTCCTCGCGGACCTGGTCACCCTCATCGACCCCACGCATCCGCTGTCCTTCCTCGCGTACCTGCGCGAGAAGGACCGGCTCTACCCCTTCTACATCCGCGAGCGCTTCCACCCGACGCGCCGCGAGTACGAGGACTACCTGCGCTGGGCGGTGACCAAGCTCCCGTCGGTGCGCTTCTCGCATCGCGTGGAGTCCATGGATTGGGACGCGGCGCAGCAGCGCTTCGTGCTGCAAGTCGTACGGGGTGACGGACACCGCTTCACGATGACGGCGAAGGACGTGGTCATCGGCATCGGCACGGAGCCCGCGCTGCCGAAGTCGCTGGCCTCGCTGCCCTCCGACAAGCTTGTCCACACCGGGCACTACCTGCACCGGCAGAAGGACGTGGAGTCCGCGCGGCACGTGACGGTGGTGGGCTCCGGCCAGTCCGGCGCCGAGGTGGCCCTGCACCTGCTCCAGCGCAACCTGGACGGCGGCGCGGCGGTGAGTTGGCTCACGCGCACCGTATCCTTCGCGCCGCTGGACTACACCAAGCTGACGCTGGAGATGACCACGCCGGCCTACGTCCGCTACTTCCACCCGCTGCCCCAGCAGACCAAGGACCGGCTCGTCGCGGACCAGTGGCGTCACTACAAGGGCATCTCCACGGAGACGCTGGAGGCCCTTCACGACTTGCTGTACCGGCGCGAGCTGGAGCAGGACCTGGCCGACGTGGAGCTGCGCAGCGGCGTCGCCGTGGAGGAGTCCTCCGTGACGGCCTCGGGTGAGGTCCACCTGCGCTGCCGGCACCTGGACACGGGCGAGACGTTTGAGCACACGACGGCGCTGGTCATCGCCGCCACCGGCTACAAGCAGCGCTCCCCCGTCTTCCTCAAGTCCATGGACGGACTGATGCGCTGGGACGAGCAGGGCCGCTACCGCATCGGGCTCGACTACTCGGTGGAGCTGGCGCCCGAGGTGAGCGGACGCATCTTCGTCACCCACGCCGACATCCACAGCCACGGCGTCGCCGCTCCGGACCTGGGCATCTCCGCGTTCCGCAACGCCACCATCCTCAACACCGTCCTGGGACGCGACGTCTTCACGCTGCCCCAGCGCACGGCCTTCTCGCGCTTCGGCGTGCCGGAGAACACCACGCGGCCTCGCGCCACCGCGCAGGAGTCCCAGACGGCCGACATGCCCCTGGTTCCCGACAGCGTGGCGAGGCCGCGTGCGACCCGCATCTCGGAGGCATCATGA
- a CDS encoding MFS transporter has product MSADDTAAREAARRTARWTFALVSAGGVVMTLDVTVVNVALAAIAADLQAGLSQVQWTVSAYSLAFGALLLTAGALSDRIGRRSVFVAGITLFTLASALCGLAPNASTLVAARVAQGLGGSMVFAPAIALLAAVYEGAARQRAIATYAAIASAAGALGPVVGGVLVELVGWRWIFLVNIPIGVGVVLGAMTRMPSLTPANASRKLDVLGALLAIGVLLSLHYPLMMGPETGWGSLQVLGPACVGVGLLFALIASQRRPGSMLDMELLRIPALSGTAALGFLARMSSLGVLVFTTLWLQLAAGGSPMQVGLRLLPLTGSLLVVGMLMARLQARFQAAPLVASGFALQGAGLAMLALSAAAPQVPGANFLGLVLMGTGGAIIFPPLMGMAVGVVPPERAGMASGLTNACYPLGTATGVAVFGAVFSSRLGTQFATAQLAPDVARHTRAAVETGQFSAVESALLPLAQTAFANAYMAVCLAAAAVCLGGAMLALRVLSKPAPRASRPAVRESSLSLKESP; this is encoded by the coding sequence ATGAGCGCAGACGATACGGCCGCGCGTGAGGCTGCGCGCCGTACCGCCCGGTGGACGTTCGCGCTGGTGAGCGCGGGCGGCGTGGTGATGACCCTGGACGTGACGGTCGTCAACGTCGCGCTGGCCGCCATCGCCGCGGACCTGCAGGCGGGGTTGTCCCAGGTGCAGTGGACGGTGTCCGCGTACTCGCTGGCGTTCGGAGCCTTGCTCCTCACCGCCGGCGCGCTGTCCGACCGCATTGGCCGGCGCAGCGTCTTCGTGGCGGGCATCACCCTCTTCACGCTCGCGTCGGCGCTGTGCGGACTGGCCCCCAATGCCAGCACGCTCGTCGCCGCGCGGGTCGCCCAGGGACTGGGCGGCTCCATGGTGTTCGCACCCGCCATCGCCCTGCTCGCGGCGGTGTACGAGGGCGCCGCCCGTCAGCGTGCCATCGCCACCTATGCGGCCATCGCCTCCGCCGCGGGCGCGCTGGGCCCCGTGGTGGGCGGCGTGCTCGTGGAGCTGGTCGGCTGGCGGTGGATCTTCCTCGTCAACATCCCCATCGGCGTGGGCGTCGTCCTGGGAGCCATGACGAGGATGCCCTCGCTCACGCCCGCGAACGCGTCCCGCAAGCTCGACGTGTTGGGCGCGCTCCTCGCCATCGGCGTGCTGCTGTCGCTGCACTACCCGCTGATGATGGGACCGGAGACGGGCTGGGGCTCCCTCCAGGTGCTCGGGCCCGCGTGTGTGGGCGTGGGCCTCCTCTTCGCCCTCATCGCCAGTCAGCGGCGGCCCGGCAGCATGCTCGACATGGAGCTGCTCCGAATCCCCGCGCTCTCCGGCACGGCGGCGCTGGGGTTCCTGGCGCGCATGTCCAGCCTGGGCGTGCTCGTCTTCACCACCCTGTGGCTCCAGCTCGCGGCGGGAGGCTCTCCGATGCAGGTCGGGCTGCGGCTGCTTCCGCTGACGGGCAGCTTGCTCGTCGTGGGCATGCTCATGGCGCGGCTCCAGGCGCGCTTCCAGGCCGCTCCGCTGGTGGCCAGCGGCTTCGCCCTTCAAGGGGCGGGGCTGGCGATGCTGGCGCTCAGCGCGGCCGCGCCGCAGGTGCCCGGGGCGAACTTCCTCGGGCTGGTGCTGATGGGCACGGGCGGAGCCATCATCTTCCCGCCGCTCATGGGCATGGCGGTGGGCGTCGTCCCACCCGAACGCGCGGGCATGGCGTCGGGCCTGACGAACGCCTGCTATCCCCTGGGCACCGCCACCGGCGTGGCCGTCTTCGGGGCCGTGTTCTCCTCGCGGCTCGGCACCCAGTTCGCCACCGCGCAGCTTGCGCCGGACGTGGCCCGTCACACGCGCGCCGCCGTGGAGACCGGGCAGTTCAGCGCCGTCGAATCCGCGTTGCTGCCGCTCGCCCAGACGGCCTTCGCCAACGCCTACATGGCGGTGTGCCTGGCCGCGGCGGCGGTGTGTCTGGGGGGCGCGATGCTCGCCCTCCGTGTCCTTTCCAAACCGGCGCCCCGGGCCTCCCGTCCGGCCGTCCGTGAGTCCTCCCTGTCCTTGAAGGAGTCCCCGTGA
- a CDS encoding IucA/IucC family protein, with protein sequence MNPRSEAVNLDPSVTRLPTASNAPTEGGDHPVPVLDEVGPAAWREANRQLLAKALGEWCFEEMLKLIPHGEGKYRVDLGSGTSYVFAARPGAFGWMKVDPASITRSATGMLGNSIAEPAWDALQFLTDAAPSLGTDASTLATYFNELSSTLAVDAARIAHGGHTAAELREVGHTELECHMTGHNWLVANKGRVGFSASDVRRYAPEARQPVRLQWVAVHRGLAEFRGTSELSEREILARELDEATRTRFTRVLTHAGLKPDAFVWMPVHPWQWEHAVQVLHAADVAQRRIVPLGESPDVYLPGQSIRTMANVTTPGRYDVKLPLRILNTLVWRGIPPHCTLGAPVVTQWLQCLLDSDPFLTQECRTVFLGEVASVTVRHPYLTKVPEVPYQHLETLGCIWREPVAARQDASERVRTFASLLHVDSQGTAFVAELIRASGLSTEAWLQHLFDTLLIPIMHVLYRYGITFNPHGQNTLLGFDGNDVPRRLYLKDFVDDVCVSFTDVPERGPEPDGHDHVLPRKHPSVIRQHVVDQIFVGHFRYMAPMLEEQLGLKERDFWKQVRKTILAFHQRNPELRERFSEYDLLVPEIPRYALNRDRIVVTRYTDRALRHALYPNGTLPNPLAHD encoded by the coding sequence GTGAATCCCCGCAGCGAAGCCGTGAACCTCGACCCCTCCGTCACCCGTCTTCCCACCGCGTCGAACGCGCCCACCGAGGGCGGTGACCACCCGGTGCCCGTCCTCGACGAGGTGGGCCCCGCAGCCTGGCGCGAGGCCAACCGCCAACTGCTGGCCAAGGCCCTGGGTGAGTGGTGCTTCGAGGAGATGCTCAAGCTCATCCCCCATGGCGAGGGGAAGTACCGCGTCGACCTGGGCAGCGGCACCTCGTACGTGTTCGCCGCGCGGCCGGGCGCCTTCGGATGGATGAAGGTGGACCCCGCCTCCATCACCCGCAGCGCCACCGGCATGCTGGGCAACAGCATCGCGGAGCCCGCCTGGGACGCGCTGCAGTTCCTGACGGACGCCGCGCCCAGCCTGGGCACCGACGCGTCCACCCTGGCCACGTACTTCAACGAGCTGTCCTCCACGCTGGCGGTGGACGCCGCGCGCATCGCCCACGGCGGTCACACCGCCGCGGAGCTGCGTGAAGTGGGCCACACGGAGCTGGAGTGCCACATGACGGGGCACAACTGGCTGGTGGCGAACAAGGGCCGGGTGGGCTTCTCCGCCTCCGACGTGCGCCGCTATGCGCCCGAGGCGCGCCAGCCGGTGCGGCTGCAGTGGGTGGCCGTGCACCGCGGGCTGGCCGAGTTCCGCGGCACCTCCGAGCTGTCCGAGCGCGAAATCCTCGCCCGCGAGCTGGACGAGGCGACGCGCACCCGGTTCACCCGCGTCCTCACCCACGCGGGCCTCAAGCCGGACGCCTTCGTGTGGATGCCCGTGCACCCGTGGCAGTGGGAGCACGCGGTGCAGGTGCTGCACGCGGCGGACGTGGCGCAGCGGCGCATCGTCCCGCTGGGCGAAAGCCCGGACGTGTACCTGCCGGGCCAGTCCATCCGGACCATGGCCAACGTCACCACGCCGGGCCGCTATGACGTCAAGCTGCCGCTGCGCATCCTCAATACGCTCGTGTGGCGCGGGATTCCGCCGCACTGCACCCTGGGCGCCCCCGTCGTCACCCAGTGGCTCCAGTGCCTGCTGGACAGCGACCCCTTCCTCACCCAGGAGTGCCGCACGGTGTTCCTGGGCGAGGTGGCGTCGGTGACGGTGCGGCACCCGTACCTCACCAAGGTGCCGGAGGTGCCCTACCAGCACCTGGAGACGCTGGGCTGCATCTGGCGTGAGCCGGTGGCCGCGCGTCAGGACGCGTCCGAGCGGGTGCGCACGTTCGCCTCGCTGCTGCACGTGGACAGCCAGGGCACGGCGTTCGTCGCGGAGCTCATCCGCGCGTCGGGCCTGAGCACGGAGGCGTGGCTGCAGCACCTGTTCGACACGCTGCTCATCCCCATCATGCACGTGCTCTACCGGTACGGCATCACCTTCAACCCACACGGGCAGAACACGCTGCTGGGCTTCGACGGAAACGACGTCCCGCGCCGCCTGTACCTCAAGGACTTCGTCGACGACGTGTGCGTGTCCTTCACCGACGTCCCGGAGCGGGGACCGGAGCCGGACGGGCATGACCACGTGCTGCCGCGCAAGCACCCCTCCGTCATCCGCCAGCACGTGGTGGACCAGATTTTCGTGGGCCACTTCCGCTACATGGCGCCCATGCTGGAGGAGCAGCTCGGCCTGAAGGAGCGGGACTTCTGGAAGCAGGTCCGGAAGACCATCCTGGCCTTCCACCAGCGCAACCCGGAGCTGCGGGAGCGCTTCTCCGAGTACGACCTGCTGGTGCCCGAGATTCCGCGCTACGCGCTCAACCGGGACCGCATCGTGGTGACGCGATACACCGACCGGGCCCTGCGCCACGCGCTGTACCCGAACGGGACGCTGCCCAACCCGCTCGCGCACGACTGA